In Nicotiana tabacum cultivar K326 chromosome 11, ASM71507v2, whole genome shotgun sequence, a single window of DNA contains:
- the LOC142166099 gene encoding uncharacterized protein LOC142166099: MTSNIAESINAARELPLVPLLDYIRKLIGRWNVTNLKNGVESFTDLGKKYDTMLMDNLELSHQMKVTPSTSYLYSVLDKGKQRMVFLKDRTCSCRRFLLDELPCAYAWAVLKYKYIDHIEYCSVYYTTKYLLKTYEILISPVPDEKHMGNSCRSFK; the protein is encoded by the exons ATGACTTCAAACATTGCGGAGTCGATCAATGCTGCTAGGGAACTCCCACTAGTGCCTTTGCTAGACTACATAAGAAAATTGATCGGACGATGGAACGTTACAAACCTAAAGAATGGAGTAGAGTCATTCACTGATCTTGGAAAAAAATATGATACAATGCTGATGGACAATCTTGAATTATCACATCAGATGAAG GTGACCCCTTCGACGAGTTACTTATATTCAGTACTTGACAAAGGTAAGCAAAGAATGGTGTTCCTAAAAGATCGAACTTGTAGCTGTAGAAGGTTTCTGTTGGATGAGCTGCCTTGTGCATATGCTTGGGCAGTATTAAAATACAAATACATTGATCACATTGAGTATTGCTCGGTGTACTACACCACAAAGTACCTATTGAAGACCTATGAAATTCTAATTTCTCCGGTTCCTGATGAAAAGCACATGGGAAATTCCTGCAGAAGTTTTAAATGA